The following is a genomic window from Acidimicrobiia bacterium.
CAACACCGAGTTGCTGCGGCTCGTGAACACCGGCGGTTTCGCGGTCGCGCACGGCGGCGGTTGCGGCACGGCGGTCACGCTGCCGGCGACCACCGTCTCCGACGGAACCTGGACCGTCGTGTTCGATCCCCTGCGCACCGGAACCGGAACCGCCGACCTCTCCGCGACGGTCACCAGCGGCTAGTGGTACTGCGTTATCCGGCGATACGCCGATAACGCAGTACCACTAAAGCACTAAGACGCGGCGAGGGCGGGAGCGCCGAAGAAGCCGCGGTGCAGGACCGACGTGAGCGTGTCGAGCATCACCGTCTGGTCGAAGTCGAGACCGCGCGACACGCGGAAGTAGGCGAACCGCTCGAGCAGCGCCATCAGCGCCGCGACCGACACCTCGGTGCCCGACGCGCCCGCGGCGTGCATGCGCTGACCGAGGGTCGTCGCGATCGCGGTGAACGCGCCGACACCGAGCCGGTTCACCTGCCGGTCGTCGACGTGGTCCTCCATCCACGCGCGGATCACCGGTCCGTAGCGCGCGTACGTGGTGAGGAAGTCGTCGAGGAAGCGCCGCAGCTCCTGCCAGCCCGCGGCGTCCGGCGTCACCGCGCCGAGCGTGCTCGCCAGCCCTTCGATCTGCTCCGAGCACTGCAGCGCGAGCGCTCGCAACAGGTCTTCCTTGCTCGCGAAGTAGAGGTAGAAGGTGCCGTGCGACGCGCGCGCGGTGCGGACGATGTCGTCGACCCGCGCCGCGTGGAAGCCCTTCTCCGCGAACACCTTCATGCCCGCGTCGAGCAGCTTCGCCATCGTCTTGCGGCCCTGCGCGCGCAGCTCGCGCCCCTGCGCGGGTCCACCGACCGCGGGCGCGGAGTTCAGGGCCGCGCGTCGCCCCGAGCCGCTCCCCTTCGACTTGTACGCTTCGGCCACCGGCCCACTCCCGCAATGACCGTGAAAGGCGACTGATGCTCCCGGCGACGACCGCGGCGGCCGCCCGGCGCTTCGCCGATCGTACCGCCTACGTCAGCGAGTCCGGCTGGCCGCTGACGTTCACCGATCTCGACCGCATCTCCGACGAGCTCGCCGTCGGCCTTCAGCGTCGTCACATCACCACGGGTGACGTCGTGGCGCTCGTCCTGCCACCCGGCCCCGAGTACCTCCTCTGCTATCTGGCTGCCGCGAAGCTCGGCGCGATCACGGCGGGCGTGAACGACCGGCTGTCGGCCCGTGAGCGCGATGCGGTGCTCGAGCGCGCGGCGCCGCGTCTCGTCGTCGCGGCGCACGGTTTCGCGCCCGACACGTACGAGTCGATCGAGATCGCCGCCGGCGAGAACGCGCTGACCGTGCTGCACGAGCTGCGCGTCGCGAACGAAGCGCCACCGTCGATCGACGACGACCCCGACCGCGCGGTCGCGATCATCTTCACGTCGGGTACGACCGGCATTCCGAAGGGCGCGCAGTACGGCAATCGCCAGCTCGCGTTCATCACGCAGACCGACGTCGGCGACACGTGGGACGGCGGGGGTCGCTCGTTCAGCGGCACGTCGTTCGCGCACCTCGGCTTCATGACGAAGCTGCCGGGCAGCCTGCGCCGCGGCGGCACGACGTTCATCATGCGCCGCTGGCGCGCCGACGACGCGCTCGCGTTGCTCGCACGCGAGCGCATGACGACCGTCGCGGGGGTGCCGGCGCAGATCGCGCTGATGCTGCGCCGACCCGACTTCGACGCGTACGACCTCGACAGCGTCGGCTACATCATCGTCGGCGGCGGACCCGTGACGCCCGGTCTCGCGGAGGAAGCCCGCGCGCGATTCGGAGCGCGTCTCGCGACGCGCTACTCGTGCACCGAGGCCGGCATCGGACTCGGCACCGCGTTCGACGATCCCGACGAGGACGCGGTCGTGAGCGTCGGCCGTCCGCACGCGAGCGTGGCGCTCGCGGTGCTCGACGGCGACGACCATCCGGTCGCCGAAGGCGAGATCGGCGAGGTGTGTCTCAAGTCGGACGCGGTGATGTCGGGCTATTGGCGCGATCCCGAGGCGACGCGCGCCGCGTTCACCGGCGACGGCTTCGTGCGCACCGGCGACCTCGGGTGGGTCGACGACCGCGGTCGTCTCCGGCTCGTCGGCCGCAGCAAGGAGATGTACGTGCGCGGCGGCTACAACGTGTATCCCGTCGAGGTCGAAGGCGTGCTGTCGAGCCATCCCGCGGTCGGCGCGATCGCGATCGTGCCGCGCGCCGATCCCGTGATGGGCGAGGTCGGCGTCGCCGTCGTGGTGCCGCGCGATCCGGCCGCGCCGCCGACGCTCGCCGAGCTGCGCGAGCACGCCGGCGGCGAGCTCGCGGCCTACAAGCTGCCCGAGCAGCTGTCGCTGCGCGATGCGCTCCCGCTCACCGCGATGGAGAAGATCGACCGGCGCGCGCTCGCGGCCGACCTCGGTCCGGACTGACGCCGGCACCGCGCCGACCGGTAACCTGACGCCTTCGTCAGCACTGCGTACCCGCCAATCGGCGGGTCGCCGTGAGCCCGACCAGGAGCACCGTGGAGCTCGAGTTCAGCCGGGACCAGGAGGAGCTGCGCGACAGCATCCGTGCCGTCCTCGTGAAGGAGAGCCCGGTCGCCTTGGCCCGTTCCGTGGTCGAGACCGGCGAGCCGGCGGACGCGCTCTGGGCCACGATGACCGAGCTCGGCTGGCCCGCGCTCACGACCGCCGAGGAGCACGGCGGCATCGGGCTCGGCGCGATCGAAGCGGGCATCCTCGCCGAGGAGCTCGGGCGCGTGATGGCCCCCGGCCCGCTGCTCGCGACGGTGACGCAGTACGTGCCGATCGTCCGCGAGACCGCGGATGCCGAGCAGCAGGCGAAGTTCCTCGGCGCAGTCGCGCGCGGCGAAGTGCGCGGCGCGCTCGCGTTGAGCGAAGCGAGCGGCTCGTCCGATCCCGCCGCCGTCACCGCCACCGCGACACCCGACGGCGACGGCTACGTCCTCCACGGCACGAAGCGCTTCGCGATCGAGGCCCGTGGCGCCGACGAGCTCGCGGTCGTCGTGCGGCTCGCGGGCACCGAAGGCGACGACGGCATCACGGTCGTCGTCGTACCCGGTGCCGACGTCACCACGAATCCGATTCGAGCGATCGACGGCAGCCGCGCCATCGACGATGTCGTCCTCGACGGCGTGCGCGTCGGCCCCGAACGCGTGCTCGGAAGCGCCGGCGACGCGGCGTCGGCGGTGCGGCGCGCGCTCGAGGAAGCGGTCGTCGCGCTCGCGCTCGAGACCGTCGGCACGTGCCAGACGATCTTCGACGTCACGCTCGACTACGCCAAGAGCCGGCACCAGTTCGGCGTGCCGATCGGCTCGTTCCAGGCGATCAAGCACAAGTTCGCCGACATGGTGATCGCGCTCGAACGGGCGCGCGCGACCGGTTACTTCGCCGCGCTCACGCTCGCCGAGGACGACGAGCGCCGCACGCTCGCGACCGCGGTCGCCAAGGCCGCCGCGGGCGACTGCCAGCACCTCCTCGGCAAGGAAGGCATCCAGATCCACGGCGGCATCGGCTACACGTGGGAGCACGACGTGCATCTCTACGTGAAGCGGGCCAAGTCGAACGACGCGTTCTTCGGCGGGACCAGCGAGCAGCGCTCGCGGATCGCAGATCGGTTGTTCGGCCCGGTCGGCCGTTAGTCGATCAGACCCGGAAGAAGATCTCGAAGAACAGGTAGAAGAACACCAGCATCCCGACCGCGGTGTAGATCGCGTATTGGTGCGTGTCGTAGATCTGGTTGAGGCCACCCGCGGCGGTACCGCCGATCTTCCCGAGGGCCTTCGCTTCGAAGCCGATCGCGATCGCAAGCAGGACGATGTAATAGAGCACGCGCACACCGGCCGCAGGCTCGGGCTTGAAGTGCGTGCCGTCGTTGAAGAAGTGCTGCGTCCCCACCATGAACATGAAGACGGTGAACGAGAAGATCGTGTTCTGACGGGACGCCATCGCGCCGAGTCGCGCCGCCGCCGGCGCGTTCGGGTTCGCCTCACCGCCGCCCTGCACGTTGCGCGCGTTGCCGATGACGATCTGCTGGTTCGGCCAGATCACGTACATCACGTTGTAGAGCATGATCAGCGCGAAGAGGATCGCGGCCGCGATGCCCATGCCCGGCGGCGACTTCCAGAACGCGCTCTGGTACGGATCGCTGCTGCTGAACCCGCCGATGAGCAGCACGAGGATGCCGCTCGCGACCGTGAACATCGCGGAGAAGCGGAACCACCACAACGCCCGCCACGTGAGCTTGTCGAAGGCGTTGTTGCGAGCCGACGGCTCCATCTCCGCGTAGGCGGGCGTCTGCACGAAGTTGAAGAACCAGAGGAGGCCCATCCACATCACCGCGAACATGACGTGGGCGATGCGCATGCCGCCCCACAGGCCGTAGCGATGGAAGATCTCCATGTCGACTCCCCCGTACCGTCGGACGAACGGTCGGGAACCTACCAAAGCGCGCGCTTGCGGTCATGGACCGCCTTGGTGGTTGCTACAGATCCGGGAGGCTGGCGTCGCCTTCGCTCTGTGGGAGCGGCTCGCGGCGGGGGACGAGCATGGCCGAGAAGTCCGAGACCGCGATGAGGTTGTCGAGGTCGTCCAGCACGCGGATCTCGACGACGATCAGCTGCCGCCCCGCGCGCATCGTGCGCGCCTCCGCGCGGACCATGTTCCCCTTCGGACGGCCGAGGTAGCGCACGTGCAGGTCGGCGGTGACGATCGTGTTCTCACCGGGCTTGAAGCTGCTCGACCGGGCCGCGCACGAGCCGGCGGCGACGTCGATCAGCGTCGCGATCGCGCCGCCGTGCAGGTTGCCGGACGCGTTGAAGGCGCCCGGCGCGACCGGCATCTCGACGATGACGACACCGGGATCGGCGTCGACGATCCGGAGGCCGAGGACCTTGTGCAGCGGCGTGTCCGCATGCGCGCGACGGAGGTGCTCGATGAGGTGCGGGTCGAACCCTTCCCAGCGCCCCTCGGTCTCTTCACTCATGCGGCTCCGGCCTCATCGCTCGCGACGCTACCGGGCTCGCGCCGGCTCGACCGGTCCCGGGACCGTCGTCCACCACACATAGAGCGAGCGCAGGTCGCCGTCGGTGCGCGTCGCCGTCGCGACGACGTCGAGTGCGTCGTCGGTCCACTCGATCCGTGCGGCGGCGTGCGGACGGGAGCAGCGATAGCGGCCCGCGGCGGTCGCCGGCGTGCTCGAGCTCGACCACGCACGCTCGTCGTTGCGCCCGCTCGCGCAGCGCGACGGACCGGTGCCGTTGTGCCGCGCTCTGCGTTGCCCTTCGTACGCGGTTTGGAGCGCGGTCGCGTTCGGAAGCTCGCGGTAGCGGAGCGTCGCGACACCGCGCCCCGGTGCGCAGTCGACGACGAGGCGCGCGGCATCGGCGGCGGTCGTGCGCGCGTGACACGTCGACGCGATCGCACGCGGGACCCAGGGCGGCACCGGCTTCGAGGTCGTCGGCGGCTGCGTGGGCGGCGGCCGCGAAACGGTCGTCGGCTCGGCGGCGGTGTCGGGCGTCGACGCGGGAACGGCGACCGGTGTCGGCCGCGGCGCGAGTGCGAACCACGCGACCGCGAGCCCGGCAACGAGCGCGATGCCGAGACCGAGCCGCCCCCGCGCGGGCGTCCACGCCGCCGCGAGCCGGCGCGCGGGCTCGAGCTGCGGGCGCGGGATCGCGCGCGGCGCGGGCGGGTCCGTGGCGCCGATCTCGTCGGCGGGCGCCGGCGCCCTCCCCGACCGGCCCCGACCGATCAGGGGCTCGCTCGGCTCGTCGTGCTCGTCACGGTCGTCGCGGTCGTCGCGCTGGTTCGACTCGAACGGCTCGTCCGGCTCGCGCGGCTCGCCGTCGCGGCTCACGGCTCGCCCAACGTCGTGCTCATCATCTTGGTACATCTTGTCACAGCGTGATGCTATCTTCGGCGCATGATCAGCGCACCTCGCATCCGGGCCGCGATCGGCACCGCCGGGCTCGTCGCCGGCGAGGTCGGGGCCGTGCTGCTGCTCGTGCGCGTCGGCCGCGCGCCGGGCTTCGCGCTCCCGCTCCACCACCTCCGCGCCTGGATTCGCAGCGCGCCGACGGAAACGCTCGTCGCCGCGACCGCGCGGCTGATCGGGCTCGTGCTCGGCGCGTGGCTGCTGCTCGCGACCGTCCTCTCCCTCGCGCGCCGGCTGCTCCCCCTCGGCCGGGCCGGGCTCGCGCTCGACCTCGCGACGCCCCGGAGCCTGCGGCGACTCCTCGACCGCCTCGTCGTGGCCGGGCTCGGCGTGTCGCTCGCGGTCGGCTCGGTCCGGCCCGCCGCCGCGCTCACCTCCACGAGCCGGGTCGGTGGGACGCGCGCCGTCGTGACCGCGGCCCCCGATCGGCCGGTGCCGCGCGTGCCTCCACCCGCGGATCCGCCGAGCCCGACGCCGGCACCCGCGCCCGCGCCCGCGCCCGCGGATCCACCGGCACGCGCCGGCCCGGCAACCACGACCGCCACCGTCGTCGTCGTGCCCGGCGACAACCTGTGGCTGATCGCGCGACGAGCGCTCGGCTCGGATCGACCGAGCGCGATCGCGCCCTATTGGCGGGCGCTGATCGCCGCGAACGTCGAATCGTTGCGTTCACACGACCCGAACCTCATCTATCCCGGTGAGCGGCTCGTGCTGCCGCGGCGCGAGGAGGTGATGCGACCTGGTTGACCTGACGCGCGTGTCAGGGCGAGACTCGGCGCCCGGTCCGGCCGGTCGCGTCGAGGGCGCGCGGCCATCGGGCACGACACTTCATGGGAATCCTCGACGACAGAGTCGCGATCGTCACCGGCGCGGGCCGCGGCATCGGTCGCGGCCACGCGCGCCTGCTCGCGCAGCACGGCGCGCGTGTGGTCGTGAACGACGTGGGCTCCGCGATGGAGGGCGGCGGCCAGGACTCGGGTCCTGCGCACGCGGTCGTCGAGGAGATCCGCTCGGCCGGCGGCCGGGCCGTCGCGAACAACGACGACGTCGCGACCTTCGCCGGCGCGGAGGCGTTGATCCAGCAGGCGGTCGACGAGTACGGCCGCCTCGACATCCTCGTGAACAACGCCGGGATCATCCACGACGCGATGAGCTTCAAGATGGACGAGGAGACCTTCGACTCGGTCGTCAACGTCCACCTGAAGGGTCACTTCTGCACGTGCCGGTTCGCGGCCGAGCACTGGCGCGACCGCGCCAAGGCCGGCGAGGAAGTGTCGGGGCGCATCATCAACACCGTCAGCGAGTCGGGACTCGACGGCGTGCCCGGTCAGGCGAACTACGCGGCGGCGAAGGGCGGGATCCTCTCGCTCACGCTCGTGCTCGCGCGCGAGCTGCGGAACTACGGCGTCACCGCCAACTGCATCGCGCCGCGCGCGAAGACACGCATGACCGAGACGATGGACGTCGCGGGCGAGTTCATGACCGGGCCCGAGTGGGACCCCGACAACATCGCGCCCATGGTCGTGTTCCTCGCCAGCGACGCCGCGGCCGACGTGTCGGGTCAGGTCTTCATCGTGTTCGGCCCGAACGTCTATCTGATGCAGGGCTGGCAGATGGTCGCGGAGCTCCACCACGAGGGCGGCGCGCGCTGGACGCCCGAGGCCCTGATCGCGGCGAAGGACGAGCTGTTCGCAGGGCGGCGCACCAAGGTGCCGCGCATGGGATTCGGAAAGTAGGACGATGCCGCCGCAGGGCCCGCTGCTCGTCGATCAACTCCGCTTCATGGCGGAGGCGCACACCGACGACCCCGCGTACGAGGATCTCGACGCGGGAGAGCTGATCACGTTCCGCCAGTGGGACGAGCGCTCGAACCAGGTCGCGCGGTGGCTCACCGCGCGCGGCGTGCGGAAGGGCGACCGAGTCTCGGTCTACATGCCGAGCGAGTACTGCCTGAGCTGGATCGTCGCCTACGCGGGCATCCACAAGGCCGGCGCGGTGTGCGTGCCGACGAACACGCGCCTGTCGGAGCGCGAGCTCGGCGCGATCCTGGGGCACGCCGAGATCGCGGCGATGGTCACGTCCGCACCGATGCTGTCGCACGTCGAGGCAGTGCGCGCCGACCTGCCGTCGCTCACCGCGATCCTCAGCCCCGACGGCGAAGGCGCGGGTGTCGAGCCGTGGTCGGTCATCGACGACTTCGACCGCAGCGACACGCAGGTGCCGCTCGAGCGGGGCGACATGGCCGACATCATGTACACGTCGGGCACGACGGGATTGCCGAAGGGTGTCGTCGTCCGCCACCGCGACGTGGCGATGATGCCGAACTGCGAACCCGCGTGGACGAACAGCGGGTGGCTGCACGGCGCGCCGCTCTTCACGTTCGCGGGCATGTCGTTCATCTTCAACCCGATGAAGCTCGGGCTGTGCGCGCTCTACATGCCGAAGTTCGACGTCGACCACTGGTTCGACGTCGTCGAGCAGCGCAAGCCGATGATGATCTTCATGGTGCCGGCGATGGCGGAGCTCGTCACCGCGAGCCCGCGCTTCGACGACGCCGATCTCTCGGGACCGTTCGCGGTGTCGATCGGCTCCGCGCCGCTCGCGCCGCCGACGCTGCTGAAGCTGCAGGACAAGATGCCGCAGGCGACGGTGTCGAACTCGTACGGCCTCACCGAAGCGGGGCCCGCGTACATCACGATGCCGAAGGAGGAGATCCGCAACCGCCTCGGCTCGGTCGGTAAGCCGATGCCGCCGATGGAGGTGCGCATCGTCGACCCCGAGACCGACGAGGACTGCGCGCCGCGCGCCGTCGGCGAGCTGTTGGTGAAGCTCCCGGGCAAGCAGCGCGAGTACTACAAGGACGACCAGGCGACCGAGAAGACCTGGACGACCGACGGCTGGCTGCGTAGCGGCGACCTCGCGTACACCGACGAGGACGGCTTCATCTACATCTCCGGCCGTATCAAGGACATGATCATCCGCGGTGGCAACAACATCTACGCGACCGACATCGAGGCGGTGATCATCGAGCACCCCGCGGTGCAGGAAGCGGCCGTCGTCGGCGTGCCCCACACGGTGCTCGGCGAGGACGTCGGCGCGTTCGTCGTGTTGAAGCCGGGCGAATCACTCGACGACGACGAGCTCAAGGCGTTCTGCGCCGAACGGCTCGCCGACTACAAGCGCCCCCGCGTCCTGCGCTTCGTCGTCGAGCTCCCCCGCAACGCCACGGGCAAGGTGATGAAGCACAAGCTCCGCGAGGAGTTCGACCAGACGTAGGACGTCGCCACGACGACGAGACGCGTGCTCACTGTCGGATTCGCGGTGACGTTGCTCGTTGCCGTCGCGCTGGTCGGTGTCGCGCTGCGGCCGCGTCCACGTCGTACTCGCGAGAGCGAGAGCGCGATCGCACGCTCGACCCTCACGACGGCCGCACCGTCGATGTCCGCACCGTCGACACCGAGAGCACCGCTGCCGCCGGCGGCCCCGGTGTCGGCCAACGGCACCTTCCACGACCTGCCGGACTGCATCCCGGTCGACAGCCGCTCGACCTCCGATGTCGGCTGCGAGCTGAAGTCGGACTACGAAGCGTTCGCGCCCGACCCGACGAAGCCCGGCATCCCGGTCTACGACGACACGGGCACGACGCCGGGACCGATCGTCGGCTACATCGACGATGACATCGGCCAGTTCGTTCCGATCGCGATCGCACGCGACCCCGACGCCCTCGCGAAGCTGCGCGTCTGCAACTCGGAGCTCCTCCGCGGCGCGGCGCGGGACGACGGCTGCCGGCCGGTGCTCGAAGCGATGGGAACCCGGCTCGCCCGGTAGGGCGGCCGGCC
Proteins encoded in this region:
- a CDS encoding helix-turn-helix domain-containing protein; its protein translation is MAEAYKSKGSGSGRRAALNSAPAVGGPAQGRELRAQGRKTMAKLLDAGMKVFAEKGFHAARVDDIVRTARASHGTFYLYFASKEDLLRALALQCSEQIEGLASTLGAVTPDAAGWQELRRFLDDFLTTYARYGPVIRAWMEDHVDDRQVNRLGVGAFTAIATTLGQRMHAAGASGTEVSVAALMALLERFAYFRVSRGLDFDQTVMLDTLTSVLHRGFFGAPALAAS
- a CDS encoding class I adenylate-forming enzyme family protein, coding for MLPATTAAAARRFADRTAYVSESGWPLTFTDLDRISDELAVGLQRRHITTGDVVALVLPPGPEYLLCYLAAAKLGAITAGVNDRLSARERDAVLERAAPRLVVAAHGFAPDTYESIEIAAGENALTVLHELRVANEAPPSIDDDPDRAVAIIFTSGTTGIPKGAQYGNRQLAFITQTDVGDTWDGGGRSFSGTSFAHLGFMTKLPGSLRRGGTTFIMRRWRADDALALLARERMTTVAGVPAQIALMLRRPDFDAYDLDSVGYIIVGGGPVTPGLAEEARARFGARLATRYSCTEAGIGLGTAFDDPDEDAVVSVGRPHASVALAVLDGDDHPVAEGEIGEVCLKSDAVMSGYWRDPEATRAAFTGDGFVRTGDLGWVDDRGRLRLVGRSKEMYVRGGYNVYPVEVEGVLSSHPAVGAIAIVPRADPVMGEVGVAVVVPRDPAAPPTLAELREHAGGELAAYKLPEQLSLRDALPLTAMEKIDRRALAADLGPD
- a CDS encoding acyl-CoA dehydrogenase family protein; translated protein: MELEFSRDQEELRDSIRAVLVKESPVALARSVVETGEPADALWATMTELGWPALTTAEEHGGIGLGAIEAGILAEELGRVMAPGPLLATVTQYVPIVRETADAEQQAKFLGAVARGEVRGALALSEASGSSDPAAVTATATPDGDGYVLHGTKRFAIEARGADELAVVVRLAGTEGDDGITVVVVPGADVTTNPIRAIDGSRAIDDVVLDGVRVGPERVLGSAGDAASAVRRALEEAVVALALETVGTCQTIFDVTLDYAKSRHQFGVPIGSFQAIKHKFADMVIALERARATGYFAALTLAEDDERRTLATAVAKAAAGDCQHLLGKEGIQIHGGIGYTWEHDVHLYVKRAKSNDAFFGGTSEQRSRIADRLFGPVGR
- a CDS encoding PaaI family thioesterase; amino-acid sequence: MSEETEGRWEGFDPHLIEHLRRAHADTPLHKVLGLRIVDADPGVVIVEMPVAPGAFNASGNLHGGAIATLIDVAAGSCAARSSSFKPGENTIVTADLHVRYLGRPKGNMVRAEARTMRAGRQLIVVEIRVLDDLDNLIAVSDFSAMLVPRREPLPQSEGDASLPDL
- a CDS encoding LysM domain-containing protein; translation: MISAPRIRAAIGTAGLVAGEVGAVLLLVRVGRAPGFALPLHHLRAWIRSAPTETLVAATARLIGLVLGAWLLLATVLSLARRLLPLGRAGLALDLATPRSLRRLLDRLVVAGLGVSLAVGSVRPAAALTSTSRVGGTRAVVTAAPDRPVPRVPPPADPPSPTPAPAPAPAPADPPARAGPATTTATVVVVPGDNLWLIARRALGSDRPSAIAPYWRALIAANVESLRSHDPNLIYPGERLVLPRREEVMRPG
- a CDS encoding SDR family oxidoreductase, whose translation is MGILDDRVAIVTGAGRGIGRGHARLLAQHGARVVVNDVGSAMEGGGQDSGPAHAVVEEIRSAGGRAVANNDDVATFAGAEALIQQAVDEYGRLDILVNNAGIIHDAMSFKMDEETFDSVVNVHLKGHFCTCRFAAEHWRDRAKAGEEVSGRIINTVSESGLDGVPGQANYAAAKGGILSLTLVLARELRNYGVTANCIAPRAKTRMTETMDVAGEFMTGPEWDPDNIAPMVVFLASDAAADVSGQVFIVFGPNVYLMQGWQMVAELHHEGGARWTPEALIAAKDELFAGRRTKVPRMGFGK
- a CDS encoding class I adenylate-forming enzyme family protein; the encoded protein is MPPQGPLLVDQLRFMAEAHTDDPAYEDLDAGELITFRQWDERSNQVARWLTARGVRKGDRVSVYMPSEYCLSWIVAYAGIHKAGAVCVPTNTRLSERELGAILGHAEIAAMVTSAPMLSHVEAVRADLPSLTAILSPDGEGAGVEPWSVIDDFDRSDTQVPLERGDMADIMYTSGTTGLPKGVVVRHRDVAMMPNCEPAWTNSGWLHGAPLFTFAGMSFIFNPMKLGLCALYMPKFDVDHWFDVVEQRKPMMIFMVPAMAELVTASPRFDDADLSGPFAVSIGSAPLAPPTLLKLQDKMPQATVSNSYGLTEAGPAYITMPKEEIRNRLGSVGKPMPPMEVRIVDPETDEDCAPRAVGELLVKLPGKQREYYKDDQATEKTWTTDGWLRSGDLAYTDEDGFIYISGRIKDMIIRGGNNIYATDIEAVIIEHPAVQEAAVVGVPHTVLGEDVGAFVVLKPGESLDDDELKAFCAERLADYKRPRVLRFVVELPRNATGKVMKHKLREEFDQT